Within Candidatus Rubrimentiphilum sp., the genomic segment TTGGCGCTACCGATCATGCCGAGCAGGTTCCCGATCTTTGGGTTCGGCGTCCTTACGCCGGAACTCGCGACAACGCACAGATCGCGCTCGGGAAACTCCTGAACGAGCCGGCGAGCCACGTCGAGTGCCGGGTCGAGCGGATCCCGCGCGCCGAAAATTACCTGGTATTGCGGATAGGTCTGCTCGCAAAACGAGCGCAGGTTCTCATAAAGCTGCGGCTCGCCGCCATGCAGCGGCTTGAGAATCGTGATCGGCGGGAGTGAAGCCGGCGGCGCAGGCGGAGAGCGCCGCCGAAAGCGACGCATGCCGGCAATCTCGGCAACGGAATACGCCAGCCCCGCGGCGGTTAGGGCAAGAGCGGTCGCAGCGGCGACGTCGCGCAGTTTAAACGCCATCGTGCGCCAAATCGCTGAAGCTGGCCGGCGTTATGTTCGATGTTTGCAGGTCGGCGATCACCGATCGGTCGATCAGCGCAGCGAATTCGCCGGCGTAGTCGGCATCGGGCGGATCGGCCTGCGCCCATCCTGCGGTCGCCGGGTGCGAATAGATCTCCGAGACTCCCGATGGCAGCTGAGCGATAAATCCGCGGAGCTGCTGCGCGTCCATGTGGCCGGAATCGATCATGCCAAAAACATAGTCGTTGGCTGCAAAGCCGTTTGCGCGCACGCGGCTTTTCATCAGGGCCAGCCACGGTGACAAGAAGATGCTCTGCGCGCAACGCGAGCCGAAATGTGTACCTGTAGCGCGCCAGGCAGGCCCGAACGGTTCGTTCGGAATGCGAATCGCGCGCAACCCGAACTCGCGCCCGACTTTCATCATCAGCGAGAGTACTGTCGGATGGACATGCATGTGATTTTGCGCATTGGCGTGGTCAAGCTGGAGTCCGGTTTGCGAAAATAGCCGAAACTGTTCCCGGATCTCATCTTCGAGCTGCCGTCGCACCCCTGGTTTGAAAAAGTAGCGAACGCCGGCCGCAAAGAGATTGGCTGCAAACCGGCCTTGCGAATCCACCAAGTCCGGAACGCGCTCGGCAGCCAGCGCCGGACGGCCGTTGACGAGCACCACGTGCAATCCGACGCGCAGCTTCGGCAAATGGCGAGCTCGCTCAACGGCGTCGGCCGTTTCGGGCGCCGCAACCATCAGGCTGGCGGTCGACAAGATCCCGTGCAGGTGCGCCCGCTCGACGGCCTCGTTCACGGGAATCGCCAATCCGAAGTCGTCCGCGGTCACAATCAGGCGGCGCATCGCCGCTTCTTTCACCAAGGAACTCACGCGACCATCGAAGGAAGGCCGCAGAGATGGAGGAGACGGTCGCTGACGGCACGGTCGCGCGCAAAGCCGACCACGTGCGTATAAACCTGGAAGGCGACGTCAATGCCAAGGGCGTCGGCAGCGGATTCGACGAGTACCGCTTCGTCAATTGTGC encodes:
- the hpnK gene encoding hopanoid biosynthesis-associated protein HpnK → MSSLVKEAAMRRLIVTADDFGLAIPVNEAVERAHLHGILSTASLMVAAPETADAVERARHLPKLRVGLHVVLVNGRPALAAERVPDLVDSQGRFAANLFAAGVRYFFKPGVRRQLEDEIREQFRLFSQTGLQLDHANAQNHMHVHPTVLSLMMKVGREFGLRAIRIPNEPFGPAWRATGTHFGSRCAQSIFLSPWLALMKSRVRANGFAANDYVFGMIDSGHMDAQQLRGFIAQLPSGVSEIYSHPATAGWAQADPPDADYAGEFAALIDRSVIADLQTSNITPASFSDLAHDGV